The Rhizobium sp. BT03 genome has a window encoding:
- a CDS encoding DUF4865 family protein has translation MIAMQYSFTLPADYDMSIIDRRMRDKGPLLDGFPNLGFKAYLSARRREFASRENLYAPFYLWQKPEGASDFLCGPAFQALTGAFGWPQVKTWIVWQAEVSPDIAAARFATREVLQIEPYAPLADIRSAESAEAEADVATGGALASVRGFEPTTWTRVRFRLWREIPESGEPMQAYRVGHLSLART, from the coding sequence ATGATCGCCATGCAATACAGCTTCACCCTGCCCGCCGATTACGACATGTCGATCATCGACCGCCGAATGCGCGACAAAGGTCCGCTGCTCGACGGCTTCCCCAATCTCGGTTTCAAGGCCTATCTCAGCGCCCGCCGGCGCGAATTCGCCAGCCGTGAAAACCTCTACGCACCCTTCTATCTCTGGCAGAAGCCGGAAGGGGCAAGCGACTTCCTCTGCGGCCCGGCATTCCAGGCGCTCACCGGCGCCTTCGGCTGGCCGCAGGTGAAGACCTGGATCGTATGGCAGGCAGAAGTCTCGCCCGATATCGCCGCAGCCAGGTTTGCGACCCGCGAAGTCCTGCAAATAGAGCCTTACGCACCGCTTGCCGATATCCGCAGCGCCGAAAGCGCTGAGGCTGAAGCCGATGTTGCGACAGGCGGCGCCCTTGCCTCCGTCCGCGGTTTCGAACCGACGACATGGACGCGGGTGCGCTTCAGGCTATGGAGAGAGATCCCCGAGAGCGGCGAGCCCATGCAGGCCTATCGCGTCGGTCACCTATCCCTGGCTCGAACCTGA
- a CDS encoding cupin domain-containing protein — protein MSASNPRTMTVRRPGKAVRSPEGVATAPFWVEMLLEGSADGENTAMRATLDPGTITRWHTHPRGQLLYVLSGHGLAQSEGGPVEELRAGDAVWFAAGERHWHGAADDSPFGYLSIQATDNGSIVEWLQPVEARS, from the coding sequence ATGAGCGCTTCGAACCCGAGGACGATGACCGTCCGGCGCCCCGGAAAGGCGGTCCGCTCGCCCGAGGGTGTCGCAACAGCGCCTTTCTGGGTCGAGATGCTGCTCGAAGGAAGCGCCGACGGCGAAAACACTGCCATGCGCGCCACACTCGATCCCGGCACCATCACCCGCTGGCATACGCACCCTCGAGGCCAGTTGCTTTACGTGCTTTCGGGGCATGGGTTGGCGCAAAGCGAGGGTGGTCCCGTCGAGGAACTGCGCGCCGGCGATGCTGTCTGGTTTGCGGCCGGCGAGCGCCATTGGCACGGTGCCGCGGACGACAGCCCCTTCGGCTATCTCAGCATCCAGGCGACGGATAACGGCAGCATCGTCGAATGGCTGCAGCCGGTGGAGGCACGATCATGA